Proteins from a genomic interval of Lolium perenne isolate Kyuss_39 chromosome 1, Kyuss_2.0, whole genome shotgun sequence:
- the LOC127336112 gene encoding nuclear poly(A) polymerase 4-like: MSETQPISLATPTPADLESTSRLELFLHDAGSFESSDELAAREDVLRELQGVLDRWVKRLTAQRGYPDGMVEQATALLLPFGSYRLGVHGRGSDIDALVIGPSYIDRDHDFFDVLGSALAETEAVTELQAVPRAYVPVIKMKFHGVPVDLLYASVCLPVVPKDIDLRDRSVLRGMDLATVRSLNGVRVADEIMRLVPDDAAFRTTLRCVKHWAKARGVYSNVMGFVGGVGWAILVARVCQLYPNAAPSMLVPRFFKIFSQWKWPNPVLLGGIEHDDDGQLALRLPVWDPRRNPRDRTHLMPVITPAYPCMNSCYNVSHATLRIITEQLEIGRAISQEIAESGGARGWEALFQPFHFFKAYKSYLQVDVKVAGGEADLREWKGWVESRLRQLVIRVEMATAGMLLCHPNPQAYADDRQCTATFFVGLSKQQQKQLQVQFDLRATTEEFKQEVYMYEFWRPGMELEVKHARRKDLPSYVRDHILPAGHLKRKRDQDDPSPSSSASGDSESSSSSSRDVKRAATADSVT, encoded by the coding sequence ATGAGCGAGACGCAGCCCATCTCCCTGGCTACCCCGACGCCGGCCGACCTGGAGAGCACCTCGCGGCTGGAACTGTTCCTTCACGATGCCGGTTCGTTCGAGAGCTCAGACGAGTTGGCTGCCCGCGAGGACGTGCTGCGCGAGCTCCAAGGCGTTCTAGATCGCTGGGTGAAGCGGCTCACCGCCCAGCGAGGGTACCCCGACGGTATGGTCGAGCAGGCCACGGCCCTGCTCCTCCCGTTCGGCTCGTACCGTCTCGGCGTCCACGGCCGCGGCTCCGACATCGATGCCCTAGTCATCGGCCCTTCCTACATCGACCGCGACCACGACTTCTTCGACGTTCTTGGCAGCGCGCTCGCCGAGACGGAGGCGGTGACGGAGCTGCAGGCCGTGCCCCGCGCGTACGTGCCGGTGATCAAGATGAAGTTCCACGGCGTCCCGGTGGACCTCCTCTACGCCAGCGTCTGCCTCCCCGTGGTGCCCAAGGACATCGACCTGCGCGACCGGTCCGTGCTCCGCGGCATGGACCTGGCCACCGTCCGCAGCCTCAACGGCGTGCGCGTGGCCGACGAGATCATGCGGCTGGTTCCGGACGACGCCGCGTTCCGCACGACGCTGCGCTGCGTCAAGCACTGGGCCAAGGCGCGAGGCGTCTACTCCAACGTGATGGGATTCGTGGGCGGCGTCGGATGGGCGATCCTGGTGGCGCGCGTGTGCCAGTTATACCCTAACGCCGCGCCCAGCATGCTGGTGCCCCGGTTCTTCAAGATCTTCTCGCAGTGGAAGTGGCCCAACCCGGTGCTGCTGGGTGGCATCGAGCACGACGACGATGGCCAGCTCGCGCTCCGGCTGCCAGTCTGGGATCCGAGGAGGAACCCCCGCGACAGGACCCACCTCATGCCCGTCATCACCCCGGCGTACCCGTGCATGAACTCCTGCTACAACGTCTCCCACGCCACTCTACGGATCATCACGGAGCAGCTCGAGATCGGCCGTGCGATCAGCCAGGAGATCGCCGAGTCCGGCGGCGCCCGCGGGTGGGAGGCGCTGTTCCAGCCGTTCCACTTCTTCAAGGCGTACAAGAGCTAcctgcaggtggacgtgaaggtcgCCGGAGGAGAGGCAGATCTCCGGGAGTGGAAGGGGTGGGTGGAGTCGCGGCTGAGGCAGCTGGTGATCAGGGTTGAGATGGCCACGGCCGGCATGCTGCTCTGCCATCCCAACCCGCAAGCCTACGCCGACGATCGGCAGTGCACCGCAACCTTCTTCGTGGGTCTGTCCAAGCAACAACAGAAGCAGCTCCAGGTGCAGTTCGACCTCCGTGCGACGACAGAGGAGTTCAAGCAGGAGGTGTACATGTACGAGTTCTGGAGGCCCGGGATGGAGCTGGAGGTCAAGCACGCCCGAAGGAAGGACCTGCCGTCCTACGTCAGGGATCAcatcctcccggctggtcacctcaagAGGAAGCGCGACCAAGATGATCCTTCACCTTCTTCATCTGCGTCCGGCGACTCCGAGTCGAGCTCCAGCAGCAGCAGGGACGTCAAGAGGGCGGCAACAGCAGATAGCGTCACCTGA